Below is a genomic region from Demequina sp..
CGGGTCTGCGTCCACGCCGGCGAACGGGTCGATGGTCATCGGCGCGAGGCCCGCCTCGGCCCACGCCTTAGTGCCCTCCTCGTCGACCATCATCGCGAGCAGGTCGATGGTCTCGTCGATGTGCTGCGACTTCGCGTTCACCATGAAGCCCGTCGAGATGCCGAGCACACTGCTCTGGTCTCCCTTTCCGCTTGGGATCGCGGGCAGGTTGAAGTAGTCGAAGTCCAGACCCTCCGCGTCCGTCGCGGCGTCGGCCATGAGCCAGCTGCCGATCTGGATGGTCGCGGCCTTCTGCAGGAAGAACTGCGTGTTGGCCTCGTCGTCGGCGAGCGCGTTGACGCTGTCGTTGACGTACGGGGCGAGGGACGCGAGGTACCCGAAGGCCTCCACCATCTCCGGCGAGTTGAGCGGCGCCTTCCCGTCCATCGTGTCCGCATAGAGGTCCTCGCCAACAACGCGGGAGGCGATCTGCGAAGCCACCGAACCCACGGGCCACTGGTCCTTGTTGCCAAATACCAGGGGCGTCTTTCCCGAGTCGAGGATCGCCTGGTTGACCGCGAGGTACTCATCCCAGGTGGTGGGCACCGTCAGGCCCAGGTCCTCGAAGACCGACTTGTCGTACCACACCACGTTGGTGACATCGCCGGTCCACGGCACCATGTACGTACCGGAGCCGTCCACGTCCATGTTGGTGAATGCGCCGTCGTTGAAGCGGCCGGCGAACTTGTCGCTCGCGAGGGCCTCCGTGAGGTCGTAGCCATTGCCGTCCGCGACGTGGCCGGCCATGCGCGGGCCCGACCACTCGAAGTAGGCGTCCGGGGCCTCGCGGCTCGTGAGCAGCGTCGGCAGGCCGGTCGTCTGGTAGATGTCATCTTCCTGGATGACGACCTCGACGGTGCGGTTGGGGTACTTCTCGTGGTACCGGTCCGCGAGCACATCGAACTGGCTGTCGACGGCATCTCCCGAACTGCCCATGGCAATTCGGAGCGTGATGTTGTCGCCATCGCCGCTGGAATCCCCATTCGGCGAACT
It encodes:
- a CDS encoding extracellular solute-binding protein, with protein sequence MGSSGDAVDSQFDVLADRYHEKYPNRTVEVVIQEDDIYQTTGLPTLLTSREAPDAYFEWSGPRMAGHVADGNGYDLTEALASDKFAGRFNDGAFTNMDVDGSGTYMVPWTGDVTNVVWYDKSVFEDLGLTVPTTWDEYLAVNQAILDSGKTPLVFGNKDQWPVGSVASQIASRVVGEDLYADTMDGKAPLNSPEMVEAFGYLASLAPYVNDSVNALADDEANTQFFLQKAATIQIGSWLMADAATDAEGLDFDYFNLPAIPSGKGDQSSVLGISTGFMVNAKSQHIDETIDLLAMMVDEEGTKAWAEAGLAPMTIDPFAGVDADPRTVSLAEMLSSASTLVTPADSGHDIEVAAAFYDAAAAVIGGTSTPQEALDTAQSRLDSAG